CGTTGCTGCAATGATTTCAGACTGGCTGGGGGAGGCCGCAGAAGGGACACGGAAAGCATGACCGACATCCTCGAAATGGCACGACTGACTTCACCGGAAATGGCCGCCGCCATTCCGGACATCGAAGTCGCCCTGCAGCCGATCGGGGCCACAGAGCAGCACGGCCCCAACCTGGCGCTCGGTACGGATTTCGTGGCGGCCGACCGAATTGCACGCCGCGTTGCCGCCGAGCTGGGCCGCAGGGCGTTGCTTATGCCCGTATTGCCGTTCGGATTGTCACCGCACCACATGGGTTTCCCCGGTACGATCACGCTTGACGCGGAAACGGTGATCCGGTTGTGTTTCGACGTCGCGCGCTCGATTGACCGGCAGGGGATCAAGGCGATTGTGTTCGTCAACGGACACAATGGAAATTCTGCGGTCCTGCAAGTTGCTGCCACCAAGATCCGCTACGAACTCGGGATGCGCGCGGCTGTCGCCTTCTACTTTGCCCAGGCCTCGGATCGGGTGCGGGCGCACGGGCGCACGCAGCGTTTTGGCCACGCATGTGAAGTCGAGACCAGCGTTCTGATGCACCTCGACGCGGCTTACGTCCGAGCCGACGCGCTTGTAAAGGGTGAGATGAAGGAGACCGGGCTCGCGCATGGGTTCAACAATGATCCGTTTGCGTTGCAGGTGCCGGTGCCGTTTGATCGGCAGACCGCGAACGGCGTCTTCGGGGACGCCCGCCTGGCGTCGGTCGAGGCGGGACGTGACATTGTTGACACCGCGGTCACCCGGACGGTTGCCTTCATCGAGAGCCTGAAGACCGCTTCCATCTGAACAGGAAGATGAAGGCTGCTCCGCAACCATGGGGAGCGCCGTGAATTCCTCGGTACCCCAACGAGTTGCCAGCAAATGCGACGAACCAGGTTTGTAGGAATGCCCAGCCCGACACGATCGCCAAGCCTGGTACCAGGACGGGGGTCTCCTGCGGTCGCGCGACCCGCAGAGCGCGGTCCCGAATTCATTCGACGTTCGGTACGGATCGTGTGCAGCCTGGCAGTGCTGGTCAGTGTGCTCCTGCTGGATGCACCGGCGGTCCAAGCTGCTGCACCAATCCTGTCAACCGATGATCGGGCGCTGTTTCGAAAGGCCCTTGTGGCCATGGATCGAGCCAAGTGGAAGCGTGCTCTCGACCTGACCCGAAGGGCGGACGACCCGTTGCTGCACACCATCGCGAAGTGGCGCTGGCTGTCGGCCGAGGACGGCCTGGCATCGTGGCGGCAGGCGCGTGATTTCCACGTGGGACATTCCGGCTGGCCACTTGCTGAGCAACGGCAGGCGCTCGCTGAGCGCCGGATGCCGGCCAATCTCCCGAATTCGGAAGTCATCAATTGGTTTGAACGTTTTCCGCCGCGAACCGGACCAGGGCAGGTTCGCTATGCGGAATCGCTTGCTGCGGCGGGCGCCGATGCGGATGTAGCAGTCGAAGCCCGGGATGCGTGGCGGACGAGCGACTTTCAGTCCGCGGAGGTCCGACCGTTCCTGCAGCGCTACGGGAAGTACCTGAGCGACGAGGACCATGCCGCCCGACTCGACCATCTCATCTGGGAGCGGCAGTGGGGGGCTGCACTTCGACAGCTCGAGCGTGTTTCGGCCGATGTCCGGCGTCTCGGTACCGCACGGATCCGGCTCGGCAGGCGGTCGCCCGGCGTCGACGCCGCCGTCGCCCGGGTTCCACCGGCACTGACTTCGAATCCGGGGCTCGTGTTTGAGCGGGCGCGCTGGCGACGAAGGTCCGGCCTGCACGAACGCGCCCTTGAATTGCTGACCGAGCCCCCGCGCGAACTTGGACCAAGGCCGGACCGCTGGTGGTTCGAGGTACGCGTGCATGCCCGACGATTGGTCAATGCCGAGCGGCATGCCGACGCCTATCGACTGGTGTCCGCCTATACAACGTTGGAAGGGGTTCCGGGAGTTGAGGCGGATTGGCTGGCGGGCTGGCTCGCGCTCCGGTTTCTCGGCAACAACTCTTCGGCCAACCGTCATTTCAGGAAAATGCGTAGCGCCGTCACCATGCCGGTATCGATCGGCCGCGCGGCCTACTGGACCGCCTTGTCTTCTGAGGGAGACGAGGAATCGGTGCGCTGGCTCGACGAGGCGGCCGAGTACCCGGCGACGTTCTACGGCCAACTCGCGACCCGTTGTCGCGAACGCCCCGTTGCGTTGCCTCCGGTCCCGGCAGCTGCCGTCGACATGGCACGCTGGGAGTCTCAGCCTGAAGTGCGAGCGATGCTCCTGCTGGCGGAGCACGGACGACACCGCCTTGCGCGCTCGTTTGCCCGGCAGCTAGCCGGCACGGCGGAATCGCTTGGGGAGGTGACCAGTCTCTACCAGCTGCTTCATGTGACGGGACACACGCATCTCGGGCTGGCCATGCTCCGGAAGGCCACACGCCTTGGGTTGTACGTGCCCGGGGTCGCCTTCCCGGACGATGCGTATCCCAGCGCGTTCAATGCGGTCGAAGCGGACGTTGAGAAGGCGCTTCTGTTGGCAGTCGCGCGGCAGGAGAGCGCGTTTCAGGTTGGCGCCCGAAGCGTTGCCAATGCCCGCGGGTTGATGCAGGTGCTACCGAGTACTGCGAAGTTTGTCGCTCGTCGGGAACGCATGCAGTACGACCAGCAAAAGCTCTCGACCGACGCTGCCTACAATGTCTCGATCGGTTCTCGCTATCTCGCGGGCCTTCTTGAGGACTATGATCAATCGTATCCGCTTGCCTTGGCTGCGTACAACGCGGGTCCCGGTCGGGTAAGACGTTGGCTCCGGCGGTACGGAGATCCCCGCCAAGGCGAAATCGCCATGCTCGACTGGCTCGAACTGATCCCGATAAACGAGACTCGGAACTACGTCCAGCGAGTCCTGGAAGGGGTTGCGATCTATCGTTCAGCCGTTGGCGACGGAATTACCGGGCAATGGGAAATGCCGCTCACGTGTCCGCGCTAGAAGCGGGCGCCACAGGAATCTCGCGGGACGAGATCGTCGCCGCGAGCAAGGTCATCGAGGGCCGAGCCCGGCTTACACCCCTGCTGGAATCTGGGGTGCTCAATGCGCGAACCGGAGGGCGCGTGCTGATCAAGCCCGAGTGCCTGCAGCGCACTGGATCGTTCAAGTTTCGGGGTGCATACAACCGGATTGCCGCGATTCCAAGCGAGCGGCGAACTGCAGGAATCGTCGCCTGGTCGTCCGGAAACCATGCTCAAGGTGTGGCGTGCGCAGCCCGTCTCTTCGGAAGTCCCGCGACCATCGTGATGCCAAACGACGCGGCCCGCATCAAGGTGGCCGGTGTGAAGAACTTTGGGGCGGAGATCGTGTTCTACGACCGTCGTGCCGAGGGGCGCGAGGAACTGGGCAACAGAGTTCTCCGGGAGAGGGGAGGTACGTTCGTCCACCCGTACGACGACCCGCTCGTCGTGGCTGGGCAAGGTACGGCCGGTCTCGAGGCAGCGCAGCAGATGCGCGCGCGGGACATCGTTCCCGACGTTGCGCTGGTCCCGTGCGGCGGTGGCGGCCTCCTATCCGGCGTGACGGTTGGCCTGCGGTCGGAGTTTCCGCAAATTGACGTCCGTAGTGTGGAGCCCGAGGTGCACGACGACATGGCGCGCTCGCTTGCTGAGGGCCGGCACATCGCAGCCGATGAAGGTGTCACCACGATCTGCGACTCGCTGCTGCCGCCACGGGTCGGAAAGATCGCCTACACGATCGGAACCAAGAACCTGGGGCCCGGTCTTGTCGTGTCGGATGCCGAGGTGTTGGAAGGGGTCGCGTTCGCGCTGTTGCGATTGAAGCTGGTAGTGGAACCGGGCGGGGCGGCGGCCTTGGCGGCGGCCCTATCCGGCCGCGTCGATCTGCGCGACAAGACTACGCTCCTGGTGGTCTCGGGCGGCAACGCCGACGCGGCTATATTGGCCCGGGCGCTCGCCGAGGCTCGCGAAGCTCGGATCGGCAGTAGCTGAGGATGACGCCAAGCGCTCTGCCTTCAACGTCTCG
This portion of the Rhodospirillales bacterium genome encodes:
- a CDS encoding creatininase family protein — its product is MTDILEMARLTSPEMAAAIPDIEVALQPIGATEQHGPNLALGTDFVAADRIARRVAAELGRRALLMPVLPFGLSPHHMGFPGTITLDAETVIRLCFDVARSIDRQGIKAIVFVNGHNGNSAVLQVAATKIRYELGMRAAVAFYFAQASDRVRAHGRTQRFGHACEVETSVLMHLDAAYVRADALVKGEMKETGLAHGFNNDPFALQVPVPFDRQTANGVFGDARLASVEAGRDIVDTAVTRTVAFIESLKTASI
- a CDS encoding threonine/serine dehydratase gives rise to the protein MSALEAGATGISRDEIVAASKVIEGRARLTPLLESGVLNARTGGRVLIKPECLQRTGSFKFRGAYNRIAAIPSERRTAGIVAWSSGNHAQGVACAARLFGSPATIVMPNDAARIKVAGVKNFGAEIVFYDRRAEGREELGNRVLRERGGTFVHPYDDPLVVAGQGTAGLEAAQQMRARDIVPDVALVPCGGGGLLSGVTVGLRSEFPQIDVRSVEPEVHDDMARSLAEGRHIAADEGVTTICDSLLPPRVGKIAYTIGTKNLGPGLVVSDAEVLEGVAFALLRLKLVVEPGGAAALAAALSGRVDLRDKTTLLVVSGGNADAAILARALAEAREARIGSS
- a CDS encoding lytic transglycosylase domain-containing protein — encoded protein: MCSLAVLVSVLLLDAPAVQAAAPILSTDDRALFRKALVAMDRAKWKRALDLTRRADDPLLHTIAKWRWLSAEDGLASWRQARDFHVGHSGWPLAEQRQALAERRMPANLPNSEVINWFERFPPRTGPGQVRYAESLAAAGADADVAVEARDAWRTSDFQSAEVRPFLQRYGKYLSDEDHAARLDHLIWERQWGAALRQLERVSADVRRLGTARIRLGRRSPGVDAAVARVPPALTSNPGLVFERARWRRRSGLHERALELLTEPPRELGPRPDRWWFEVRVHARRLVNAERHADAYRLVSAYTTLEGVPGVEADWLAGWLALRFLGNNSSANRHFRKMRSAVTMPVSIGRAAYWTALSSEGDEESVRWLDEAAEYPATFYGQLATRCRERPVALPPVPAAAVDMARWESQPEVRAMLLLAEHGRHRLARSFARQLAGTAESLGEVTSLYQLLHVTGHTHLGLAMLRKATRLGLYVPGVAFPDDAYPSAFNAVEADVEKALLLAVARQESAFQVGARSVANARGLMQVLPSTAKFVARRERMQYDQQKLSTDAAYNVSIGSRYLAGLLEDYDQSYPLALAAYNAGPGRVRRWLRRYGDPRQGEIAMLDWLELIPINETRNYVQRVLEGVAIYRSAVGDGITGQWEMPLTCPR